Proteins encoded in a region of the Paenibacillus sp. W2I17 genome:
- a CDS encoding AMP-binding protein yields MRKKISKDTHLLLFGYDLLIADGASIQIFNNDLLKFYHHPEIDPEPNPFTFRDYILAYNEFRKSNTYLADKQYWLTRVEEFPAAPALPLKTDPAQISEPKFKRLNEVFEPQRWEILKKIANGHGLTPSALLCAAYAQILSYWSNQQKIALNLTVFNRYPFHPSIQDIIGDFTSMILIDVDMASGNDFMGHVRHVQDSILEALEHRHYEGIEFIRDLSKHHQMGNKTVMPIVFTSMIFNERETTEATQGLIGKVRTGVSQTSQVYLDHQASDAGGQLTLTWDYVDDLFDQQVVETMFAQYIALLDGLIVGETITGPDIPSVDRSILERYNQSEENIMPTTLQHLFDRMAKHYPDQDALLFEDERMTYSELDRRSGQLAGYLLEQEIGRGDRVGVVARRRMETIVNVMAILRTGAAYVPLDPDYPEDRQAYMLKNSDCRIVLDVDAYDQVSASGYPLLEGEPSGTPDDIAYVIYTSGSTGRPKGVAITHGAVTNTIQDMNRKFGVHEKDRMLGVSSMCFDLSVYDVFGALSSGAALVIVSDQRDIRMMKEAVDRHQVTIWNSVPAIMDMFMDRLESDAGRSYRWASDEEIQASTQLAVEKESVESVYHWSFSTLWRMDGKHIYVDEFKCPEYATGMFPELYFLAQKGIRQSEIASFFPNVPASEVNSLMELLIRKRALVSGLMEPAEIFKKQTQLFRNPYDEKVAYDAQAYEEFKKIQLHRNFGENTTLEVSLERGVEYPDFISKRRSHRSFKEDQPVTMKQFSDLMGILGQYDQGQEIRYYYPSAGGLYPIDVFVYVKEGRVAGMEAGLYYFSPVDHTVRLIHGNQSFTDEMHYYTNRSIYQSSAFTVFFIYNAEATMPKYGAQGYLYSLIDTGIMVSTLNSVGEMLGIGMCSIGDMPFEKIKPLFNLNENQIWLHTVEAGLKPDDEMASTEEWSSRNYIRQNPSVSVSYGENPMAADPTLLSERSVAVLGAQTAPLANLNIQSSDIERAVNITNEGNHPSSLRLILLSGDWIPLSLPGKVRNLCPDASIVSLGGATEASIWSIYYPINSISDAWNSIPYGYPLANQTFHVLDYKLRPCPVDVPGEMFIGGVGLAHQYVNDLDKTEKAFIQHPLLGRLYRTGDHGVMRKEGYIEFLGRKDNQIKIRGHRVELGEIEAIFIQHHALKRVYVMDRQNEQKKKYLCAYYVSDQEVSIAELREFLISRLPEYMVPSFFIRLEAIPLTANGKINRNALPEPTALHTAQVQYKAPANDIEKQLVQIWSEVLGNAHIGVNQHFFEIGGDSVLMIKAHARLDDQYPGIVKITDMFNLPTISDITAFIENQLEEMDVIHVSRSRIPLSMDYFVEGDSTSNETEELQFAISAELYDRVVNAASRWDVEVDDILFAGFAYLLAQTSNSDRMSMHAAIGQSDYIQVFDLDFGSLEQFNELFQLIHQSKDQDGRETFHTKHVSTLLQEPGTGTLPLFYNAGAVASGVPVSELYDLTLQVVHQEDSLHFVCGFRSMKWRKSKVESLLQLYFKLLNPILE; encoded by the coding sequence GTGCGAAAAAAAATATCTAAGGATACACATCTGCTGTTGTTTGGATATGATCTGCTTATTGCTGATGGGGCAAGCATACAGATCTTCAATAATGATCTACTGAAATTCTATCATCATCCCGAGATTGATCCGGAGCCTAATCCATTTACATTCCGCGATTATATTCTTGCTTACAATGAATTCCGTAAATCGAATACGTACCTGGCTGACAAACAATACTGGCTTACCCGAGTAGAGGAGTTCCCAGCAGCACCTGCACTCCCATTGAAGACAGATCCTGCACAGATCAGCGAGCCAAAATTCAAGCGACTTAATGAAGTGTTTGAACCACAGCGTTGGGAGATATTGAAAAAGATTGCTAATGGACACGGGCTAACACCTTCAGCGCTTCTCTGTGCAGCCTATGCCCAGATCTTATCGTACTGGAGCAATCAACAGAAGATTGCACTGAACCTGACAGTCTTCAATCGTTATCCATTCCACCCAAGCATACAGGATATCATTGGGGACTTTACTTCCATGATTTTAATTGATGTGGATATGGCTTCGGGGAATGATTTTATGGGTCATGTGCGTCATGTTCAGGACAGTATACTGGAGGCGCTGGAGCACAGGCATTATGAAGGTATCGAATTCATACGTGATCTCTCCAAGCATCATCAAATGGGGAACAAGACCGTAATGCCAATTGTCTTCACAAGTATGATCTTTAATGAACGTGAGACAACTGAAGCAACTCAGGGACTGATTGGAAAGGTTCGAACTGGGGTCAGTCAAACATCGCAGGTATATCTGGATCATCAGGCTTCGGATGCGGGAGGTCAGCTAACGCTCACCTGGGATTACGTGGATGACTTGTTTGACCAACAGGTGGTCGAAACGATGTTTGCGCAATATATTGCGCTGTTGGATGGCCTAATTGTGGGAGAAACGATTACGGGGCCTGACATTCCTTCAGTCGATCGCAGCATTTTGGAAAGGTATAACCAATCAGAAGAAAATATCATGCCAACAACATTGCAACATTTGTTTGATCGTATGGCTAAACATTATCCAGATCAGGATGCATTGTTGTTTGAGGATGAGCGGATGACCTATTCGGAGCTGGACCGAAGATCCGGTCAACTGGCAGGATATTTACTTGAACAGGAGATCGGGCGAGGGGATCGAGTTGGCGTTGTAGCAAGGCGCCGCATGGAGACCATTGTAAATGTAATGGCTATACTTCGCACTGGTGCGGCATATGTACCACTTGATCCGGATTATCCTGAAGATCGGCAAGCTTACATGCTTAAGAATAGTGATTGCCGAATTGTATTGGACGTGGATGCCTATGATCAGGTCTCGGCTTCAGGTTATCCTCTACTCGAAGGTGAGCCATCTGGAACACCTGATGACATTGCATATGTAATCTATACCTCGGGAAGTACGGGTAGACCGAAGGGCGTTGCCATTACTCATGGGGCTGTAACGAATACGATTCAGGATATGAACAGAAAGTTCGGTGTTCATGAGAAGGATCGCATGCTTGGCGTATCTTCCATGTGTTTCGATTTATCCGTATATGACGTGTTCGGTGCACTTTCCTCGGGTGCAGCTCTCGTAATTGTATCCGACCAAAGAGATATCCGAATGATGAAAGAGGCCGTTGATCGCCATCAGGTTACAATCTGGAATTCGGTTCCAGCGATTATGGATATGTTCATGGATCGCCTGGAATCCGATGCTGGACGAAGCTACCGTTGGGCAAGTGATGAAGAGATTCAGGCGTCAACCCAACTGGCTGTGGAGAAAGAGTCAGTTGAATCGGTGTACCACTGGTCGTTCTCCACGCTGTGGCGAATGGATGGAAAGCATATCTACGTGGATGAGTTCAAATGCCCTGAATATGCAACAGGTATGTTCCCTGAACTGTATTTCTTGGCACAAAAGGGGATTCGGCAATCCGAGATTGCTTCTTTCTTCCCGAATGTACCTGCTAGTGAAGTGAATTCGCTCATGGAACTGCTCATTCGCAAACGTGCTTTGGTCAGCGGACTTATGGAGCCAGCGGAAATTTTCAAGAAGCAGACGCAGTTATTCCGCAATCCGTATGACGAAAAGGTAGCATACGATGCACAGGCATACGAGGAATTCAAAAAAATACAGTTGCATCGTAATTTCGGTGAGAACACCACACTTGAGGTCTCACTGGAGCGTGGTGTTGAATATCCTGATTTCATCTCCAAGCGACGTTCTCATCGTTCCTTTAAGGAGGATCAGCCTGTCACCATGAAACAGTTCTCCGATCTGATGGGAATACTGGGTCAGTATGATCAAGGACAGGAAATTCGGTATTACTATCCTTCTGCGGGAGGACTATACCCGATAGATGTGTTTGTGTATGTGAAGGAAGGAAGAGTTGCGGGAATGGAGGCGGGCTTGTACTACTTTAGTCCAGTGGATCACACGGTACGCCTTATTCATGGGAATCAGTCATTCACTGATGAAATGCACTATTACACAAACAGGTCCATTTATCAGTCTTCAGCGTTTACTGTTTTCTTCATTTACAACGCGGAAGCAACCATGCCGAAATATGGCGCGCAAGGTTACTTATACTCCCTTATTGATACCGGAATTATGGTATCCACACTAAATAGTGTTGGAGAGATGTTGGGCATTGGGATGTGTTCGATCGGAGATATGCCTTTTGAGAAAATAAAACCGTTATTCAATTTAAATGAAAATCAGATCTGGCTTCACACGGTGGAAGCAGGATTGAAGCCAGACGATGAAATGGCTTCTACGGAAGAATGGAGCAGCAGAAATTATATCAGACAAAATCCAAGCGTATCGGTATCCTATGGCGAAAACCCAATGGCTGCTGACCCAACCCTATTATCGGAACGTTCCGTAGCAGTCCTGGGTGCACAGACCGCTCCGCTGGCTAATTTAAATATCCAAAGTTCTGATATAGAAAGAGCAGTAAACATCACCAACGAGGGTAACCATCCAAGCAGTCTTCGTCTTATACTACTCAGCGGTGACTGGATACCTCTATCGTTACCGGGTAAAGTCAGAAATCTGTGTCCTGATGCAAGCATTGTGAGTCTCGGTGGTGCAACAGAGGCTAGTATTTGGTCCATTTATTATCCTATTAATTCAATATCTGATGCGTGGAACAGTATCCCTTACGGGTATCCGTTGGCGAATCAAACATTCCATGTGCTCGATTATAAACTGCGTCCATGTCCGGTTGATGTTCCAGGTGAGATGTTTATCGGCGGAGTAGGTCTTGCACATCAATATGTGAATGACTTGGATAAAACGGAGAAAGCATTTATTCAGCATCCGCTTCTTGGTCGATTGTATAGAACGGGAGACCATGGCGTCATGCGCAAAGAGGGATACATTGAATTTTTGGGCAGAAAGGACAACCAGATCAAAATCAGGGGGCATCGCGTGGAACTTGGTGAAATTGAAGCGATATTCATTCAGCACCACGCCTTGAAGCGTGTGTATGTAATGGACAGGCAGAACGAGCAAAAGAAAAAATATCTGTGTGCCTATTATGTCTCTGATCAAGAAGTTTCCATTGCTGAATTGCGAGAGTTTCTGATATCCAGATTGCCGGAGTACATGGTGCCTTCATTCTTTATCCGGTTGGAAGCTATCCCTCTAACAGCGAATGGAAAAATCAATCGTAATGCATTACCTGAACCAACAGCTCTACACACCGCTCAGGTCCAGTACAAGGCTCCCGCCAATGATATTGAGAAACAATTGGTACAGATATGGAGCGAAGTACTTGGCAATGCTCACATTGGTGTGAATCAGCATTTCTTTGAGATCGGCGGCGATTCTGTTCTGATGATCAAGGCACATGCCAGACTTGATGACCAATATCCGGGAATTGTGAAAATAACCGACATGTTTAATTTGCCAACTATTTCGGATATTACCGCATTTATCGAGAATCAGTTGGAAGAGATGGATGTAATCCATGTATCCCGCTCCCGCATTCCCTTGTCCATGGATTATTTCGTGGAAGGAGATTCAACATCAAACGAAACAGAAGAGTTGCAGTTTGCCATATCAGCAGAACTCTATGATCGTGTGGTGAATGCTGCCAGCAGGTGGGACGTCGAGGTGGATGATATTTTATTTGCCGGCTTTGCGTACCTTCTCGCACAGACCTCCAACAGTGATCGGATGAGTATGCATGCAGCCATTGGGCAGTCCGATTATATTCAAGTATTTGATCTGGACTTTGGCTCGTTGGAACAATTTAATGAATTATTCCAGCTTATCCATCAATCCAAGGATCAAGATGGCAGGGAGACATTCCACACCAAGCATGTTAGTACCCTTTTACAGGAACCCGGTACTGGAACATTACCTTTGTTCTATAACGCTGGTGCAGTTGCTTCGGGAGTGCCGGTGTCTGAACTGTACGACTTAACGTTACAAGTGGTTCATCAGGAGGACAGCCTGCACTTTGTATGTGGATTCCGTTCAATGAAATGGCGGAAGAGCAAGGTCGAGTCACTCTTGCAACTCTACTTTAAACTACTGAACCCGATACTCGAATGA